Proteins from a genomic interval of Caldicellulosiruptor diazotrophicus:
- the csx1 gene encoding CRISPR-associated CARF protein Csx1, with protein sequence MKVIYQVGRLDNPAIAIKKFYIKNFNGEIVEESGESELSSTVLRDFLRKRGCEAKTVVIYPVSIVLNSRLPEYIQPTNLKEEIAAIFKDPSDYLKNPDEFIDKIELERCRDEKLIVHSLGEYMGTFLDTSYDDIVLEILFDMIERHLKGELEELYLDISSGHNIYISAILEAARHFAVFSNLMNWLDESKVPKICITFSDPIIGSSAKSFEIHIQQQRFTAFFSSPIKRKEAAEYNFSFLRNIYPDPNNGAKGSEAAKLKQQVREKRKKLREKIEMFCLLFSAIKNNVPLYLYYQHYHSIDEIKEEIFKLIEHAKGQLCSNYQKSPNLNKRAYIDAILSLGFYIGIVNMLEKHNITMFCQDTGIDLNFLKRNFFEIYSTFRVPTNYVMLSNEISNTQKILEQMDDISSWTGLYKIIDPGKLVGEPIDRNYFAHSGFERNITEIRTEDSTIFVRYAVNTNFNVINCWLKDRIE encoded by the coding sequence ATGAAAGTAATATACCAAGTTGGGAGACTGGATAATCCTGCAATAGCTATTAAAAAATTTTATATTAAAAATTTTAATGGTGAGATAGTTGAGGAGAGCGGAGAGTCTGAACTTTCTTCAACTGTGTTGCGAGATTTTCTTCGCAAAAGAGGCTGTGAGGCAAAAACAGTTGTTATATATCCTGTTAGCATTGTTCTTAACAGTAGACTTCCTGAGTACATTCAGCCAACCAATTTAAAAGAAGAAATTGCAGCCATCTTTAAAGATCCATCAGACTACCTGAAAAATCCAGATGAGTTTATAGATAAAATAGAACTTGAAAGGTGCAGGGACGAAAAGCTTATTGTTCACTCTCTTGGTGAGTATATGGGAACATTTCTTGATACAAGCTATGATGATATTGTACTTGAGATTCTTTTTGATATGATAGAAAGACACTTGAAAGGTGAACTTGAAGAACTTTACCTTGACATTTCAAGCGGACACAACATTTATATTTCTGCAATTTTGGAGGCTGCAAGACACTTTGCTGTTTTCTCAAATCTTATGAATTGGCTTGATGAAAGCAAAGTGCCAAAGATATGCATCACTTTTTCTGACCCGATTATAGGAAGTTCAGCAAAAAGTTTTGAGATACACATTCAGCAGCAAAGATTTACGGCATTTTTCTCATCTCCAATTAAACGAAAAGAGGCAGCAGAGTACAACTTTTCATTTTTAAGAAATATATATCCAGATCCAAATAACGGTGCAAAAGGGTCAGAGGCTGCAAAGCTCAAACAGCAGGTGAGAGAAAAAAGAAAGAAATTGAGAGAGAAGATAGAAATGTTTTGCCTTTTGTTTTCTGCCATAAAAAATAACGTTCCTTTGTATCTTTACTATCAGCACTACCACTCTATAGATGAGATAAAAGAAGAGATTTTCAAGCTAATTGAACATGCCAAGGGTCAGCTTTGCAGCAATTATCAAAAGTCTCCCAACCTCAATAAAAGAGCTTACATAGATGCAATTTTGAGTTTGGGATTTTACATTGGGATTGTAAATATGCTGGAAAAGCACAATATAACTATGTTCTGTCAGGATACAGGAATTGACCTAAACTTTCTAAAGAGAAACTTTTTTGAGATTTATTCAACATTCAGAGTACCTACAAACTATGTTATGCTTAGCAATGAAATATCAAATACGCAAAAAATATTAGAACAAATGGACGATATTAGTAGCTGGACAGGACTTTACAAGATAATTGATCCTGGAAAGCTGGTGGGCGAGCCAATTGACAGAAATTATTTTGCCCACAGCGGATTTGAAAGAAACATAACAGAGATAAGGACAGAAGACAGCACAATTTTTGTAAGATATGCAGTTAATACAAATTTTAATGTAATCAACTGCTGGCTGAAAGATAGAATAGAATAG
- a CDS encoding PP2C family protein-serine/threonine phosphatase, giving the protein MYKVFYFTNRGNLRNTNEDALLISEKIISNTDMEKCESIYINDKNIFLAVADGIGGNNKGELASKMVLEVLQSYKEDIIKKELFIEDAIKKARDELENYAQTNPNSFEMGCTIAGILIVDNKVQVFNVGDCRVYRLLGTRAIRLTKDHTVVEELVSSGYITVDEAKTHSKKHTLTSAIIADNYRTEVQIYRNETEIIDEDRFIICSDGFWDVFEKEIPEIFYSDDFCMEFQKRFYLRNFNDNVSFILLT; this is encoded by the coding sequence ATGTATAAAGTTTTTTATTTTACGAATAGAGGGAATTTGAGAAACACAAACGAAGATGCTTTGTTAATTTCTGAGAAAATTATAAGCAATACTGATATGGAAAAATGTGAGAGTATATATATTAATGACAAAAATATTTTTCTTGCTGTTGCAGATGGTATAGGAGGAAACAATAAAGGTGAGTTGGCCTCAAAAATGGTTTTAGAAGTTTTGCAAAGTTATAAAGAAGATATTATCAAAAAAGAGCTTTTTATTGAAGATGCAATTAAAAAAGCAAGAGATGAATTAGAAAATTATGCGCAGACAAATCCAAACAGTTTTGAAATGGGATGTACGATTGCAGGGATCTTGATTGTTGACAACAAAGTTCAGGTTTTCAATGTAGGCGATTGCAGAGTTTATAGATTGCTTGGAACAAGAGCAATTAGATTAACCAAAGACCATACTGTGGTTGAAGAGCTTGTCTCAAGTGGCTACATAACTGTGGATGAGGCAAAGACTCATTCTAAAAAGCATACTTTAACTTCTGCAATAATAGCAGATAATTATCGAACAGAGGTTCAAATTTATAGAAATGAGACAGAAATTATTGATGAAGATAGGTTCATCATATGTAGTGATGGGTTCTGGGATGTATTTGAAAAAGAAATACCAGAAATTTTTTATTCTGATGATTTTTGCATGGAATTTCAAAAAAGATTTTATCTGAGAAATTTCAATGACAATGTTTCTTTTATCTTGCTAACATAA
- a CDS encoding FHA domain-containing protein, with translation MERYKICPNCNWQNPPDEIICIKCMADIINVPVTGDSAVREAKKTEGIERKESFKKESYDDRTMVEVSKIVLRGNNFVLEVFSGDVVGRHEKGKEYLEVYKTVSRRHARFFKQAGTWYVEDLNSTNGVYINGRRIKGKDVIKKGDRISLSLSLELTVDELQ, from the coding sequence ATGGAGAGATATAAGATATGTCCAAACTGTAATTGGCAAAATCCTCCTGATGAAATAATCTGCATCAAATGTATGGCAGATATAATAAATGTGCCTGTAACTGGGGATAGTGCAGTCAGAGAAGCTAAGAAGACTGAAGGGATAGAAAGAAAAGAATCTTTTAAAAAAGAGTCTTACGATGATAGAACAATGGTTGAAGTTTCTAAAATCGTTTTGAGGGGGAATAATTTTGTATTAGAGGTTTTTAGTGGCGATGTGGTAGGTAGACATGAAAAAGGAAAAGAATATTTGGAAGTATATAAAACTGTTTCAAGAAGACATGCAAGATTTTTCAAACAGGCAGGTACCTGGTATGTTGAGGATTTAAATAGCACAAATGGAGTTTATATAAATGGCAGGAGGATAAAAGGTAAAGATGTAATCAAAAAAGGTGACAGGATATCTCTTTCGTTATCATTAGAACTTACAGTAGATGAGTTACAGTAA
- a CDS encoding 4Fe-4S single cluster domain-containing protein yields MEELLVNIIHYPVYTLGPGKRTGIWLQGCSIRCKGCMSLHTWEFDKSRAIKIEEVANVLKSFGCKKLTISGGEPFDQHVPLQSLLNSIRDFFDDILVYTGYTYEYLLNKHKDILKLIDALVDSPFIEGLESELIWKGSENQRFFLFNKSLSSDYSLWIKKKKERVLQIINQKDKLVIIGIPYQKDTEVLINGEI; encoded by the coding sequence ATGGAAGAGTTGTTGGTTAATATTATACATTATCCTGTTTACACACTTGGACCTGGTAAAAGAACAGGTATTTGGCTGCAGGGATGCTCAATAAGATGTAAAGGATGCATGTCTTTACATACATGGGAATTTGATAAAAGCAGAGCAATTAAAATAGAAGAAGTTGCTAATGTCCTGAAGAGTTTTGGTTGCAAAAAACTAACAATAAGTGGTGGGGAGCCATTTGATCAGCATGTCCCCCTGCAGAGTCTTTTAAATTCTATAAGAGACTTTTTTGATGACATTCTTGTTTATACTGGATACACATATGAATACCTTTTAAATAAACATAAAGATATTTTGAAGCTAATAGATGCATTAGTGGATTCCCCTTTTATAGAAGGACTTGAAAGTGAATTGATTTGGAAAGGCTCAGAAAATCAACGATTTTTCCTTTTTAATAAGTCTTTGAGCAGTGATTATTCACTCTGGATAAAAAAGAAAAAAGAAAGAGTTCTCCAGATTATTAATCAGAAAGATAAATTAGTTATAATAGGCATACCCTACCAAAAAGATACTGAGGTGTTAATAAATGGAGAGATATAA
- a CDS encoding AAA family ATPase: MANDIIPEKIKGIPKFAKELLRFCSITCQFVLFGNIYDLFPFPQGEKYIPMNITQFIAHLLTTYDSYKIVIEYVPLEGFRLLKGDEGIFTNLSGRKIGDKVVTLLDAYETIEKFITGDEKAAVVINFSSRLPEISCSRDLPDFLYHTFKLSININQKGNPPSYNPIIFLVEKENDLPPWYTVENPRIRTIPIPKPDFEIRRWIAQALLPRMDEWTSLPESKKEELIKDFVNLTSGMFAREMLSIVVLSKRENLSAREIGEATRRYKVGVSENPWAKIDKERLNNAEEFLKRRVMGQEKAIKQAATILRRAFFNLSGSQFSRYSNRPKGVLFFAGPTGVGKTELAKAITELIFGSEHHYIRFDMSEFSHEHSDQRLIGAPPGYVGYDVGGELTNAVKQNPFSVILFDEIEKAHPKILDIFLQILDDGRLTSGRGETVYFSETLIIFTSNLGVYEVTSDGKKIQRISPGMSYDEIEKILTEAIKEYFTFKIARPEILNRIGENIIVFDFIRNENVKKILDKMLNNVRIKLEEDKGIKLEISDNVQQKIYEEIVKDLSMGGRGIGNKLELLFINPLSELLFKLFPQTESTVVVNELVKKDDRWELNGRVVG, translated from the coding sequence ATGGCAAACGACATAATACCTGAAAAAATCAAAGGCATACCAAAGTTTGCAAAAGAGCTTTTAAGATTTTGTTCTATAACATGTCAGTTTGTTCTTTTTGGGAATATTTATGACCTTTTTCCATTTCCACAAGGTGAAAAATATATACCCATGAATATAACTCAATTTATTGCTCATTTGCTTACTACATATGATAGCTACAAGATTGTAATAGAGTATGTTCCTCTTGAAGGGTTTAGACTATTAAAAGGAGATGAAGGAATATTTACAAACCTCTCTGGAAGAAAAATTGGTGATAAAGTTGTGACTTTGCTTGATGCGTATGAAACTATAGAAAAATTTATTACAGGTGATGAGAAGGCAGCTGTTGTTATTAACTTTTCATCGAGATTGCCAGAGATTTCTTGCAGTAGAGATTTACCAGATTTTCTTTACCACACATTCAAGCTCTCTATTAACATAAACCAGAAAGGTAATCCACCTTCTTATAATCCAATAATTTTCCTTGTAGAAAAAGAAAATGATTTGCCGCCATGGTATACTGTTGAAAATCCAAGAATAAGAACAATTCCTATTCCAAAACCTGATTTTGAGATAAGAAGATGGATAGCACAAGCTCTTTTGCCGCGAATGGATGAGTGGACAAGTTTGCCTGAAAGCAAAAAGGAAGAATTGATAAAAGATTTTGTAAATCTGACGTCTGGCATGTTTGCAAGGGAAATGCTTTCTATAGTAGTTTTGTCAAAGAGAGAAAATCTGAGTGCAAGAGAGATTGGAGAAGCAACAAGGAGATATAAAGTTGGTGTCAGCGAAAATCCATGGGCAAAAATAGATAAAGAAAGGCTTAATAACGCAGAGGAATTTTTAAAAAGAAGAGTTATGGGGCAAGAAAAAGCTATAAAACAAGCAGCTACTATATTGAGAAGAGCTTTTTTCAATCTTTCGGGTTCACAATTTTCGCGATATTCAAACAGACCTAAAGGTGTTTTGTTTTTTGCAGGACCAACCGGTGTGGGGAAGACTGAACTTGCAAAAGCTATAACAGAATTAATATTTGGAAGTGAACATCATTATATAAGATTCGATATGTCAGAGTTTTCACACGAACATTCTGACCAAAGACTCATTGGTGCGCCACCCGGATATGTGGGATATGATGTTGGTGGTGAGTTGACAAATGCCGTAAAACAAAATCCTTTTTCAGTAATTCTCTTTGATGAGATAGAAAAAGCTCATCCAAAAATACTTGATATTTTTTTGCAAATACTTGACGATGGCAGACTTACCTCTGGCAGGGGAGAAACTGTATACTTTTCTGAAACTCTAATAATATTTACATCTAACCTTGGTGTTTACGAAGTGACGTCGGATGGCAAAAAAATACAGCGCATCTCACCAGGAATGAGTTATGATGAAATTGAGAAGATTTTGACTGAAGCTATAAAAGAATATTTTACATTCAAGATTGCAAGACCTGAAATTTTGAATCGTATAGGAGAAAACATCATTGTATTTGATTTTATACGCAATGAAAATGTAAAAAAAATATTGGATAAAATGCTGAATAATGTTAGGATAAAACTTGAAGAAGACAAGGGGATAAAGCTTGAAATATCAGATAATGTGCAGCAAAAGATATATGAAGAAATTGTAAAAGACCTGTCTATGGGTGGAAGGGGAATAGGTAATAAACTTGAACTTTTGTTTATAAATCCTCTCTCAGAGCTTTTGTTTAAATTATTTCCTCAAACAGAAAGTACTGTGGTGGTTAATGAATTGGTTAAAAAAGATGACAGGTGGGAACTTAATGGAAGAGTTGTTGGTTAA
- a CDS encoding protein kinase domain-containing protein: MDEKTVKESWWDKKNIQDATVRVTDILNEKEKLTMTTFRNYNIVEELPAKGGECDAYVIENNGNKMFLKLYRKGVTPKIEVLERLKKISFELKEHVVTIFEVGKDEQTGRYFEIMEYIQYGSLKDNIEKVKDKVDIVVKEIAEAIEALHKKGIVHRDLKPSNILIRDLKSLDLVLIDFGISFAMSEEFSKVFTTLKGTYSYMAPEEISGYFGKEIDWWHLGIVIYEVLKGKNPFSNLSEAVIINTFATQGVQIPEDISERYKILLKGLLTRNYKKRWGYEQIKQWLNNVKNVPVFYEEYNEESKNYDVKEWNSVGFSSDSEWVKAGVETNLSPQEAKIFWEKGFSAKDMKEWVLAGFRKGNIALEWYNYSFSPKESTIFDNLGLSPKNAYEWQRKGITAFDILELLEKGIDKNKIFDFVEKGIFHYIMNGFSEIDAQKWKKYGFDVDEAKNWAEKGFSADEAEEWKKNNVSIIEAVRWKTIKVKPILASKFINLGFSINEVEEMVFKGTKDSEILERIANEIIEWCKAKFSVSEAVDWIIKGYKLHQAVRRKKLLRDIKKTLKSIYKVSIFYLVGLIATRLILYFTTDQYFYDVIVKKYFDNSRNYYMFVLIVISLLSYYLYKKYFHFTKIKIARLSILYVCAVMFYFSYISSYEYFINGTANKTLVNSVYFYFVLSVISVLFKILRRYND; this comes from the coding sequence ATGGATGAAAAAACAGTGAAAGAGAGCTGGTGGGATAAAAAAAATATACAAGATGCTACTGTGAGAGTGACAGATATTCTTAACGAAAAAGAAAAATTAACCATGACAACATTTAGAAATTACAACATCGTAGAGGAGCTACCAGCCAAAGGCGGAGAATGCGATGCTTACGTTATAGAAAATAATGGTAATAAGATGTTTTTAAAGCTATACAGAAAGGGTGTTACCCCCAAAATTGAAGTATTAGAAAGATTAAAAAAGATATCTTTTGAACTAAAAGAACATGTTGTAACAATTTTTGAAGTGGGTAAAGATGAACAGACCGGCAGATATTTTGAGATAATGGAATATATTCAATATGGTAGTTTAAAAGATAACATAGAAAAGGTAAAAGACAAAGTTGATATTGTAGTAAAAGAAATTGCAGAAGCTATTGAAGCACTGCATAAAAAGGGAATTGTTCATAGAGACTTGAAACCTTCCAATATTCTTATAAGAGATTTAAAGTCATTGGACCTTGTACTGATTGATTTTGGGATATCTTTTGCTATGTCTGAAGAGTTTTCTAAGGTTTTCACTACATTGAAGGGGACATATTCTTATATGGCTCCAGAAGAAATTTCAGGTTATTTTGGCAAAGAAATTGATTGGTGGCATTTAGGAATAGTAATATATGAAGTTTTAAAAGGTAAGAATCCTTTCTCTAATTTATCAGAGGCTGTTATTATAAATACTTTTGCTACCCAAGGGGTACAAATTCCAGAAGATATTTCTGAAAGATACAAAATTTTGTTGAAAGGACTTCTTACGAGGAACTACAAAAAAAGATGGGGATATGAACAGATCAAGCAGTGGTTAAATAATGTGAAAAACGTACCTGTGTTCTATGAAGAATATAATGAGGAGAGCAAAAATTATGATGTTAAGGAATGGAATAGTGTTGGATTTTCTTCTGACTCCGAGTGGGTAAAAGCAGGTGTTGAAACAAACCTCAGTCCGCAAGAGGCGAAAATTTTTTGGGAAAAAGGATTTTCTGCAAAAGATATGAAGGAATGGGTTTTAGCTGGTTTTAGGAAAGGCAATATTGCATTGGAATGGTATAATTATAGTTTTAGCCCAAAAGAATCTACTATATTTGACAACCTTGGACTCAGTCCCAAAAATGCTTACGAGTGGCAAAGAAAAGGTATTACTGCTTTTGATATACTTGAATTATTAGAAAAAGGAATAGATAAGAATAAAATATTTGATTTTGTTGAAAAGGGTATTTTTCATTATATTATGAATGGTTTCTCAGAGATAGATGCTCAAAAATGGAAGAAATATGGATTTGATGTTGATGAAGCGAAGAATTGGGCTGAAAAAGGATTTAGTGCTGACGAAGCCGAAGAATGGAAAAAAAATAATGTTAGCATAATTGAAGCTGTCAGATGGAAAACAATAAAAGTAAAGCCAATATTAGCATCAAAATTTATAAATTTGGGATTTAGCATTAATGAAGTTGAAGAAATGGTTTTTAAAGGAACAAAAGATAGTGAAATTTTAGAAAGGATAGCAAATGAAATAATTGAATGGTGTAAGGCAAAATTTTCAGTGTCTGAAGCAGTCGATTGGATAATAAAAGGTTACAAATTACATCAAGCAGTTCGCAGAAAAAAGCTTTTAAGAGATATTAAAAAAACATTAAAAAGTATATATAAAGTGTCTATATTTTACCTTGTGGGTTTGATAGCAACAAGGTTGATATTATATTTTACCACAGATCAGTATTTTTACGATGTCATAGTTAAAAAATATTTTGACAACAGTAGAAATTATTATATGTTTGTATTGATTGTTATATCATTATTATCATATTATTTATATAAAAAATATTTTCATTTTACCAAGATTAAAATTGCAAGATTATCAATTTTGTATGTTTGTGCAGTTATGTTCTATTTTTCTTACATTTCATCTTATGAATATTTCATTAATGGCACAGCAAACAAGACATTAGTTAACTCAGTGTATTTTTATTTTGTTTTATCTGTTATTTCAGTATTATTCAAAATTTTAAGACGTTATAATGATTAA
- a CDS encoding RNA-guided endonuclease InsQ/TnpB family protein produces the protein MDKTYILPIPEEYQVLARELSKQSGKIYSKAVSFLKRMNKKAIKISKKTFDRYMEWWIHQRDFVLHSQSKQVAYRQVWTNYIATFRKIQKAKKKGKSTSQIRLPYKNKKYNKVVYKDSAIHVEDNKLVFSNMRGMPKIRLSDINPDVKPKYAELLYHTNMKKYYLHVVVEIEKKKEKEKEEKKVEKRGKILAVDLGVIHPMVCFDGQNVLIYNGGVLNSKIRYRNKKIAEFQQKLSLCRKGSKRFKKFEKAKRKVLSKLNNQIRDVLEKYTSHLIGYCIKNGIGTIVIGDATGIRKSKKYNKVANQKIHQWLFKRIEKRLKAKAIFAEIKFEKVRENWTSQVCPVCGSKNKPQDRNYKCNKCGFRYHRDGVGAINIYRKYTEAEPLVVGQLACSTGVRFRAHLCCPVEWNIHLWKKDSTGKTA, from the coding sequence ATGGATAAGACATATATTCTACCTATCCCGGAAGAGTATCAGGTTTTGGCAAGAGAACTTTCAAAACAATCAGGTAAAATCTACTCTAAAGCTGTAAGTTTTCTAAAGCGAATGAACAAAAAAGCTATTAAGATTTCAAAAAAGACATTTGACAGGTACATGGAATGGTGGATACATCAGAGAGACTTTGTTCTTCACAGCCAGAGCAAACAGGTAGCATACCGACAGGTATGGACAAATTATATTGCAACTTTTAGAAAAATACAAAAAGCAAAAAAGAAAGGCAAAAGTACATCCCAAATAAGGTTGCCATACAAGAATAAGAAATATAACAAGGTTGTATATAAGGATAGTGCGATACATGTAGAGGACAATAAGTTAGTTTTTTCTAACATGAGAGGTATGCCCAAAATAAGATTGTCAGATATAAACCCAGATGTAAAGCCAAAGTATGCTGAATTGCTTTATCATACAAATATGAAGAAGTACTATTTGCATGTGGTAGTTGAAATTGAGAAGAAAAAGGAAAAGGAAAAAGAAGAGAAAAAGGTTGAAAAAAGGGGAAAGATTTTAGCAGTAGACCTTGGGGTAATACATCCAATGGTTTGCTTTGATGGGCAAAATGTTTTAATCTACAATGGCGGAGTTTTGAACTCAAAGATAAGGTATCGCAACAAAAAGATAGCAGAGTTTCAACAGAAACTTTCTTTGTGTCGAAAAGGGTCTAAGAGATTCAAAAAGTTTGAAAAAGCAAAGAGAAAGGTTTTGAGCAAGTTGAACAACCAGATAAGAGATGTGTTGGAAAAATACACATCTCATTTGATAGGGTATTGTATCAAGAATGGTATTGGAACGATAGTAATAGGCGATGCAACTGGAATAAGGAAAAGTAAGAAATACAACAAAGTAGCAAACCAAAAGATACACCAGTGGTTGTTTAAGAGAATAGAAAAGAGGCTCAAAGCTAAGGCAATATTTGCTGAGATAAAATTTGAGAAGGTAAGGGAAAACTGGACATCCCAGGTTTGTCCTGTGTGTGGAAGCAAAAACAAACCACAGGACAGGAACTATAAATGTAACAAGTGCGGATTTAGATACCACAGGGATGGAGTTGGAGCGATAAACATCTACAGAAAGTATACAGAGGCAGAACCTCTGGTAGTAGGGCAGTTGGCCTGCTCCACAGGTGTAAGGTTTAGAGCCCACCTGTGTTGCCCAGTAGAATGGAACATCCATCTATGGAAGAAAGATTCTACTGGGAAGACAGCCTGA
- the tnpA gene encoding IS200/IS605 family transposase, with translation MHTYKSTRHAKFLINYHFVWIPKYRKDILKDPEVKKIVEETIEELSRTYNFEILALEIMPDHIHLFISALPRYSPSELINVIKGTTGRNIAQKFPKYKQKDSVWTRAYFVATAGNVSSETIKKYIESQWKKAEKNG, from the coding sequence ATGCATACCTACAAATCAACACGACATGCTAAATTTCTAATCAACTATCACTTTGTCTGGATACCAAAATATCGCAAGGATATTTTAAAAGACCCTGAAGTAAAAAAGATTGTCGAAGAAACAATTGAGGAACTTTCCAGGACATACAATTTCGAAATTTTAGCACTTGAGATAATGCCTGATCATATTCATTTGTTTATTTCAGCACTTCCAAGATATTCACCAAGTGAACTAATTAACGTGATAAAAGGTACAACTGGTAGGAATATAGCTCAAAAGTTTCCCAAGTATAAGCAGAAGGATTCAGTGTGGACAAGAGCATATTTTGTTGCAACAGCTGGCAATGTGTCTTCTGAAACAATCAAAAAATACATAGAAAGTCAATGGAAGAAGGCAGAAAAAAATGGATAA
- a CDS encoding SDH family Clp fold serine proteinase — protein sequence MSFWDLLIFFIIASSLQPALKQRMLESARQKLIAKIEKKRGSRVILLVHRQETMSFLGFPIYKYIDINDSEEVIRAINMTDPSIPLDIILHTPGGLVLASTQIARAIKRHKGKVTVHVPHYAMSGGTLIALAADEIVMSEDAVLGPVDPQIGEFPAVSILEVVKQKAINEIDDKTLILADIARKAIKQTKEIVLELLSNNYTEDVAQKIANELVEGKYTHDFPITYEKAKELGLKVSCCIDKEIKQLMCLYPQPVSKKPSVEYLWEPKRQ from the coding sequence ATGAGCTTTTGGGATTTGCTTATATTTTTCATCATAGCAAGTTCTCTTCAGCCTGCTTTAAAACAAAGGATGCTTGAGTCTGCAAGGCAAAAGCTAATTGCTAAAATAGAGAAAAAAAGAGGTTCAAGGGTGATACTACTTGTTCACAGGCAAGAAACTATGAGCTTTTTAGGCTTTCCAATATACAAATACATTGACATAAACGACTCAGAGGAAGTAATCAGGGCAATCAATATGACAGACCCGTCAATCCCGCTTGATATAATTCTTCACACACCGGGCGGGCTTGTTTTAGCATCAACCCAGATTGCAAGAGCTATAAAACGGCACAAAGGCAAAGTCACAGTTCATGTTCCGCACTATGCAATGTCAGGTGGGACGCTCATTGCACTTGCTGCAGATGAAATAGTTATGTCAGAGGATGCAGTTTTAGGTCCTGTTGACCCTCAGATTGGCGAATTTCCTGCTGTGTCTATTTTAGAGGTTGTAAAACAAAAAGCTATCAATGAGATTGACGACAAAACATTGATTTTAGCAGATATTGCAAGAAAAGCTATCAAACAAACAAAAGAGATAGTTTTGGAACTTTTGTCTAACAACTATACTGAGGATGTTGCTCAGAAAATAGCAAATGAGCTTGTTGAGGGTAAATACACACATGATTTTCCAATAACATATGAAAAGGCAAAAGAGCTTGGGTTAAAGGTAAGCTGTTGCATAGATAAAGAAATCAAACAGCTCATGTGCTTATACCCCCAGCCTGTTTCTAAAAAACCATCAGTTGAATATCTATGGGAGCCTAAAAGACAGTAG
- a CDS encoding rhomboid family intramembrane serine protease: MIPLRDTIPSREKPFMTWFIIVTNALVFLFQVSLPPDAANELVLRYAFVPVDFTKALSHGLVTGITYSIMPIICSMFMHGSWMHLISNMWSLWLFGDNVEDRVGHFKFLIFYLLSGFFAAYTHWFFNTDSNVPVVGASGAIAGVMGAYFLMFPLSSIVTLIPIGFIPLFVNIPAVFYLGLWFLSQVSSGILELFGPVFGGGIAWWAHIGGFVFGALTVNFFKKRYRRYNNFFDDEIFYYRYY, from the coding sequence GTGATTCCACTTAGAGACACAATTCCAAGTAGAGAAAAGCCTTTTATGACATGGTTTATAATAGTTACAAATGCCCTTGTTTTTTTATTTCAAGTTTCTCTTCCACCGGATGCAGCCAATGAACTTGTTTTAAGATATGCATTTGTCCCTGTTGACTTTACTAAAGCTTTGTCACATGGTCTTGTAACAGGGATTACTTATTCAATAATGCCAATAATTTGTTCGATGTTTATGCACGGAAGCTGGATGCATCTTATATCTAACATGTGGTCACTCTGGCTTTTTGGCGACAATGTTGAAGACAGGGTGGGACATTTTAAATTTTTAATCTTCTATCTTTTGAGTGGATTTTTTGCAGCTTATACCCACTGGTTTTTCAATACAGACTCTAATGTGCCAGTTGTTGGAGCATCTGGTGCAATCGCAGGTGTGATGGGTGCATACTTTTTGATGTTCCCACTTTCAAGTATTGTTACACTTATACCGATTGGGTTTATTCCACTTTTTGTAAACATCCCGGCTGTATTTTATCTTGGTCTGTGGTTTTTATCACAGGTATCGTCTGGAATTTTAGAACTTTTTGGACCAGTATTCGGAGGCGGAATAGCTTGGTGGGCTCATATAGGTGGTTTTGTATTTGGCGCACTTACAGTTAATTTCTTCAAAAAGAGGTACCGCAGATACAATAATTTTTTCGATGATGAAATCTTTTACTACAGATATTATTAA